In one Aythya fuligula isolate bAytFul2 chromosome 12, bAytFul2.pri, whole genome shotgun sequence genomic region, the following are encoded:
- the ZNF276 gene encoding zinc finger protein 276, translating into MAAGTPGIGRALSTGYCRLCHGKFSSRSLRNAFGKVPVMGENSEKQRRVDQVFFTDFQRLVGVAVRQDPALPQFVCKKCHAQFYKCRSVLRTFIQRVNASPTGHVKSKGKSSAAPAQPGAEGGASCLVDLITSSPQCLHSLVTWAHAHAGGCQSVPSLQSVLSSEYCGIIRAVWGCGDGHDYVMDTDSDCSTVLVDNALSVKREWSKGTAQRLTDNGAGADNAEAVPAPKPQHAPVRTTPCQQPANKGTTSGPPNVENEPPQNRDSSHPQLDSTASVQEKALPQPVSPLSSATGQLSGKQVLSPTSDERVKDEFSDLSEGDFLSDDENEKRNVQSSDDSFEPYPEKKVSSKKSDSKEAKKAEEPKVRKKPGPKPGWKKKIKCEREELPTIYKCPYQGCTAVYRGADGMKKHIKEHHEEVRERPCPHPGCNKVFMIDRYLQRHVKLIHTEVRNYICDECGQTFKQRKHLSVHQMRHSGAKPLQCEICGFQCRQRASLKYHMTKHKAETELEFACDQCGKRFEKAHNLNVHMSMVHPLTQTQDKTKPLEPEPILLLNTSGTSESQAVKPEVTAQQEPT; encoded by the exons ATGGCGGCCGGAACGCCCG GAATTGGCAGAGCCCTGAGCACTGGATACTGTCGCCTCTGCCATGGGAAGTTCTCCTCCAGGAGCCTGCGCAACGCCTTTGGGAAGGTCCCGGTGATGGGGGAGAACTCGGAGAAGCAGCGCCGCGTGGATCAGGTCTTCTTCACGGACTTCCAGCGGCTGGTGGGGGTGGCGGTGCGCCAGGACCCCGCGCTCCCCCAGTTCGTCTGCAAGAAGTGCCATGCCCAGTTCTACAAATGCCGCAGCGTCCTCAGGACCTTCATCCAGAGGGTGAACGCGTCTCCCACGGGCCACGTCAAGTCGAAAGGAAA GAGCAGCGCTGCCCCGGCCCAGCCTGGCGCGGAGGGAGGTGCCTCCTGTCTGG tcGACCTGATCACCTCCAGCCCGCAGTGCCTGCACAGCCTGGTGACGTGGGCGCACGCGCACGCCGGGGGCTGCCAGTCAGTGCCGAGCCTGCAGAGCGTGCTGTCCTCCGAGTACTGCGGGATCATCCGCGCCGTctggggctgcggggacgggCACGACTACGTCATGGACACGGATTCCGACTGCAGCACGGTGCTGGTCGACAACGCCTTGTCTGTCAAACGGGAGTGGAGCAAGGGCACGGCGCAGCGTCTGACTGACAACGGGGCAGGGGCAGACAATGCCGAGGCTGTTCCTGCTCCCAAACCCCAGCATGCTCCAGTAAGGACGACTCCTTGCCAGCAGCCCGCAAACAAAGGGACCACATCAGGGCCACCGAACGTGGAGAATGAGCCGCCGCAGAACAGGGATTCATCTCATCCACAACTGGACAGCACGGCCTCGGTACAGGAGaaagccctgccccagcccgtGTCACCGCTGAGCAGCGCCACAG GACAGTTGAGTGGGAAGCAGGTTCTGTCTCCAACGTCGGATGAGCGGGTAAAAGACGAGTTCAGTGACCTTTCTGAGGG agACTTCTTGAGTGATGATGAGAATGAGAAGAGAAACGTGCAATCTTCAGATGACTCCTTCGAGCCTTACCCCGAGAAGAA GGTTTCTAGCAAGAAGAGTGacagcaaagaagcaaagaaggcagaaGAGCCCAAAGTAAGGAAGAAGCCAGGACCTAAgccaggctggaaaaaaaaaatcaaatgtgaaaG GGAGGAGCTGCCCACCATTTACAAGTGTCCTTACCAGGGCTGCACAGCTGTCTACAGAGGGGCCGACGGCATGAAG AAACACATCAAAGAGCATCACGAAGAAGTTCGGGAGAGGCCCTGTCCTCATCCGGGCTGCAACAAGGTGTTCATGATTGACCGGTACCTGCAGCGGCACGTGAAACTCATTCACACAG AGGTACGGAATTATATCTGTGATGAATGCGGGCAGACCTTTAAGCAACGCAAACACCTCTCGGTCCATCAGATGCGGCACTCAGGAGCCAAGCCCCTCCA GTGTGAAATCTGCGGGTTCCAGTGCCGGCAGCGCGCGTCGCTCAAGTACCACATGACCAAACACAAAGCTGAGACGGAGCTGGAGTTTGCCTGCGACCAGTGTGGGAAGCGCTTCGAGAAGGCCCATAACCTTAACGTCCACATGTCCATGGTGCACCCTCTGACCCAGACTCAGGACAAAACCAAGCCACTGGAGCCAGAGCCTATTCTCCTCCTAAATACTTCAGGGACTTCAGAGAGCCAGGCAGTAAAGCCAGAAGTGACTGCACAGCAGGAGCCCACCTGA